Proteins from a genomic interval of Crassostrea angulata isolate pt1a10 chromosome 7, ASM2561291v2, whole genome shotgun sequence:
- the LOC128193227 gene encoding tubulin polyglutamylase complex subunit 1-like isoform X2, translating to MADKKKPNSADDRPQETDRQFLERYSIGTLMKDVLGKIVSNRPKDPITFLSDYFDSLEDQSNLVLKARNIIEMTHHSRPVFEMNVRQAYDIMLKQKVGKRLYGVNGTSYTDLIKTLCRDMPQPVTTKLLKKIECLDYEAITFDVFKSGVFTCCVLQDYVKLCEMLFNSLDFQSSGKVDKILSDVVNEQLKAALANTRTDARKIVEAGYNLGPDGLFYALERGMRSKSQLGGQTLEQFTIEICDAFLSKVAYLKFKVY from the exons ATGGCGGACAAAAAGAAACCAAATTCTGCCGATGACCGTCCACAAGAAACTGATAGGCAATTTCTAG AGAGATACAGCATTGGAACTTTGATGAAAGATGTTTTGGGTAAAATTGTCAGTAATAGACCAAAGGACCCCATTACATTCCTCTCAGATTA TTTTGACTCCCTAGAAGACCAGTCAAACTTGGTACTAAAAGCTCGTAACATTATTGAAATGACCCATCATAGCCGGCCTGTGTTTGAGATGAATGTGCGTCAAGCCTATGACATAATGCTCAAGCAAAAAG TTGGTAAAAGACTCTATGGAGTGAATGGAACTTCCTACACAGACCTAATTAAGACCCTTTGCAG GGATATGCCACAACCTGTTACAACCAAACTTCTCAAGAAAATTGAATGCCTAGACTATGAAGCCATTACCTTTGATGTCTTTAAGTCTGGTGTCTTCACATGCTGTGTACTGCAAG attaCGTGAAGTTATGTGAGATGCTGTTTAACTCACTAGACTTTCAGAGTTCTGGAAAAGTTGACAAAATTTTGTCAGATGTTGTCAACGAACAACTAAAAGCAGCTTTAGCAAATACGCGGACAGACGCTCGAAA AATTGTAGAAGCTGGGTATAACCTGGGACCAGATGGACTGTTTTATGCCCTAGAACGA ggAATGAGAAGTAAAAGCCAACTCGGAGGTCAAACATTGGAACAGTTTACCATAGAAATTTGTGATGCTTTTCTATCAAAGGTAGcatatttaaagtttaaagtctattga
- the LOC128193227 gene encoding tubulin polyglutamylase complex subunit 1-like isoform X1, whose translation MADKKKPNSADDRPQETDRQFLERYSIGTLMKDVLGKIVSNRPKDPITFLSDYFDSLEDQSNLVLKARNIIEMTHHSRPVFEMNVRQAYDIMLKQKDFGRKSSDLVFLEEDIGKRLYGVNGTSYTDLIKTLCRDMPQPVTTKLLKKIECLDYEAITFDVFKSGVFTCCVLQDYVKLCEMLFNSLDFQSSGKVDKILSDVVNEQLKAALANTRTDARNPYTGQTDPFSLSIVEAGYNLGPDGLFYALERGMRSKSQLGGQTLEQFTIEICDAFLSKVKRLR comes from the exons ATGGCGGACAAAAAGAAACCAAATTCTGCCGATGACCGTCCACAAGAAACTGATAGGCAATTTCTAG AGAGATACAGCATTGGAACTTTGATGAAAGATGTTTTGGGTAAAATTGTCAGTAATAGACCAAAGGACCCCATTACATTCCTCTCAGATTA TTTTGACTCCCTAGAAGACCAGTCAAACTTGGTACTAAAAGCTCGTAACATTATTGAAATGACCCATCATAGCCGGCCTGTGTTTGAGATGAATGTGCGTCAAGCCTATGACATAATGCTCAAGCAAAAAG aTTTTGGAAGGAAGTCTTCAGATTTAGTGTTTTTGGAGGAGGATA TTGGTAAAAGACTCTATGGAGTGAATGGAACTTCCTACACAGACCTAATTAAGACCCTTTGCAG GGATATGCCACAACCTGTTACAACCAAACTTCTCAAGAAAATTGAATGCCTAGACTATGAAGCCATTACCTTTGATGTCTTTAAGTCTGGTGTCTTCACATGCTGTGTACTGCAAG attaCGTGAAGTTATGTGAGATGCTGTTTAACTCACTAGACTTTCAGAGTTCTGGAAAAGTTGACAAAATTTTGTCAGATGTTGTCAACGAACAACTAAAAGCAGCTTTAGCAAATACGCGGACAGACGCTCGAAA TCCATACACAGGGCAGACTGATCCATTTTCTTTGTC AATTGTAGAAGCTGGGTATAACCTGGGACCAGATGGACTGTTTTATGCCCTAGAACGA ggAATGAGAAGTAAAAGCCAACTCGGAGGTCAAACATTGGAACAGTTTACCATAGAAATTTGTGATGCTTTTCTATCAAAG GTGAAGCGACTTAGATAA
- the LOC128193225 gene encoding uncharacterized protein LOC128193225, producing MRVTIAILLTLSALALGKIERMQMPRRLCSAYTDIGRQYKLPGNTKTQQEVQSLALRQYLWTTAADRSNSKIPEATVKWIEGLDRQIYNLANQQGRKKRQASWYRGQRKEIRKLNEIERLQVFDCLKTLKATTTVQPNVYDAIAGVHQATKVPASRFGCGFLGFNRIFLLRLEMAMRQVCNPTITIPYWASTLEETLNDPTVSVVWSPEFFGNGYNFVETGPFGNWTDGTGRRISRNLNHIGGVLTESDIERVVERNTHYHDIFMNPRTKDFANTLEGINYNVHGYVGGTMNRLDRAAYDPVFIFHYAYIDHLFEKARENFRMKGFNPANDYPNCPGIHDSQAPMANFTFFRNIDGLNDIWTNQYFYYDDVPTCSALNRDCGTPYLTCANIDGQWKCQSTVTKYAFDTSPEVPMASNLLNQQLPGQQFPAPVNDPNAAFPGLNGPSNPLGGIVPNQPRGPPQQNFAQMGGFGGQQTAMNPGQQNLEPNVPVPQTVVGPRPQMGPSSMNSQFSAASNPLPEQPNPDPTQGHTGLSQTHSISGVPNTLGSGMSHFGNQIIHSLPVQSNPQQPPSQGHMQLPQSPHGNQQQPVQGNAHPQHGNMQNGVHSPFNPFEQANQNVGMELPVMGTVTGMELPVIDPPSPNQVDPHMHMNPFDQFGPSPVASGPEQPQVQNPMPQVATTAPPVAINPPQVKPMNTAIGPQPAPPMPKSTPVAPQVKQKAPSIISNLNVPGNNPQAPGGNFFSWRQNPHNSFSIRRQRRSVFSDLPTPLNNDCTSWIHELAYPIQNTYEIDGVADSSKWLYVPIAIKTMRAPNHTYEINGYKNGLTSTYDIYDPRTSNQFQRRLKVDQLPQRTHSSISGSGASKVYLKSDGLSYEGSYLDYVLVDNRMPISEYVGYVAIKDPKFGRSQSFISVFDSLGELCKPRCATSRSRSNPKYRPCSGLIEADTSNPEMAYKSIPDAVLDMWTIKDPYPPRVSRPPYLEFLCDNTNTLYWDGCENDRYQ from the exons ATGAGGGTTACAATAGCAATATTGTTAACCCTAAGTGCATTGGCACTTGGGAAAATTGAGCGAATGCAAATGCCCAGGAGATTGTGCAGTGCTTACACAGATATAGGGCGGCAATACAAATTACCCGGAAACACAAAAACACAACAAGAAGTTCAGTCCTTGGCTCTTCGCCAGTACTTATGGACAACTGCCGCTGATCGTTCAAACAGCAAAATTCCCGAGGCCACCGTCAAATGGATCGAGGGTCTTGACAGACAAATTTACAACTTGGCCAATCAACAGGGCAGAAAGAAGAGACAAGCGTCTTGGTATCGCGGTCAGCGTAAGGAAATCCGAAAGCTGAATGAAATAGAAAGATTGCAAGTTTTCGACTGTTTGAAAACACTAAAAGCAACAACG actgtaCAGCCTAACGTTTATGATGCCATAGCTGGTGTCCATCAGGCAACAAAGGTACCTGCATCTCGCTTCGGGTGTGGATTCCTCGGATTTAATAGAATTTTCCTGCTTAG ATTGGAAATGGCAATGAGACAAGTATGCAATCCTACAATAACAATTCCATATTGGGCATCTACACTCGAGGAAACCCTCAATGATCCCACCGTATCTGTCGTATGGTCGCCCGAATTCTTCGGAAACGGTTACAACTTCGTTGAGACTGGGCCATTTGGTAACTGGACTGACGGCACAGGCAGAAGAATATCTCGTAATCTAAATCACATAGGTGGCGTGCTAACTGAAAGTGACATTGAACGAGTAGTCGAAAGAAATACTCATTACCACGACATCTTTATGAATCCTAGAACAAAAGACTTTGCGAATACTCTAGAAGGAATAAATTACAACGTTCACGGCTATGTTGGAGGAACTATGAATAGATTAGATCGCGCAGCATACGATCCTGTTTTTATCTTCCACTATGCATACATCGACCACTTATTTGAAAAGGCGAGAGAAAATTTCCGCATGAAAGGTTTTAATCCTGCCAACGACTACCCAAATTGTCCAGGCATCCATGATTCCCAAGCTCCAATGGCCAATTTTACATTCTTCCGAAACATCGATGGCTTGAACGATATTTGGACAAATCAGTATTTTTACTATGACGATGTGCCAACTTGCTCTGCTCTTAACAGAGACTGTGGAACGCCGTATCTGACATGCGCAAACATCGATGGACAATGGAAATGTCAGTCAACGGTTACCAAGTACGCTTTTGATACGTCTCCAGAAGTACCGATGGCGTCTAATTTATTAAACCAACAACTTCCTGGTCAACAGTTCCCAGCTCCAGTAAATGACCCTAATGCTGCATTTCCCGGACTAAATGGACCCTCAAATCCTTTAGGAGGAATTGTTCCAAATCAACCAAGAGGACCACCTCAACAAAATTTTGCTCAAATGGGTGGTTTTGGAGGTCAGCAAACTGCAATGAACCCAGGACAGCAAAATTTAGAACCAAATGTCCCTGTCCCACAGACAGTTGTTGGTCCAAGACCTCAAATGGGACCCTCCAGTATGAATTCCCAGTTTAGTGCTGCCAGCAACCCACTTCCAGAGCAACCAAATCCAGATCCCACTCAAGGTCACACAGGATTAAGCCAAACACACTCGATTTCTGGTGTTCCCAACACTCTTGGATCTGGAATGTCTCATTTTGGAAATCAAATTATCCACTCATTACCCGTACAATCCAATCCCCAACAACCGCCTTCACAAGGACATATGCAACTTCCACAATCCCCTCATGGAAATCAGCAACAACCGGTGCAGGGAAATGCACATCCTCAACATGGAAATATGCAAAATGGTGTACATTCTCCTTTTAATCCCTTTGAGCAAGCAAACCAAAATGTTGGTATGGAATTACCCGTAATGGGTACAGTTACTGGAATGGAACTGCCAGTTATAGATCCACCTTCCCCAAACCAGGTTGATCCCCATATGCATATGAATCCATTTGATCAATTTGGTCCAAGCCCTGTTGCATCAGGGCCTGAGCAACCACAAGTACAAAATCCGATGCCACAGGTAGCCACTACGGCCCCACCTGTAGCTATAAACCCCCCACAGGTAAAACCCATGAACACCGCAATCGGTCCACAACCTGCTCCACCAATGCCAAAGTCTACTCCGGTTGCTCCACAGGTGAAGCAAAAGGCGCCGTCCATCATATCCAACCTCAACGTGCCGGGAAATAACCCACAAGCACCAGGTGGCAATTTCTTCAGTTGGAGACAAAATCCACATAATTCGTTCAGCATTAGACGACAGAGACGAAGTGTGTTTTCTGACTTGCCAACGCCATTAAACAATGATTGTACATCTTGGATCCACGAACTAGCATACCCAATTCAAAACACCTACGAGATTGACGGAGTTGCTGATTCCTCAAAATGGCTGTATGTTCCAATAGCCATAAAAACGATGAGAGCCCCCAACCACACATACGAAATTAATGGTTATAAAAATGGACTCACATCTACTTATGATATTTACGACCCACGGACTTCTAATCAATTTCAAAGAAGACTTAAAGTTGACCAACTGCCACAGAGAACACATTCTTCAATCAGCGGTTCTGGTGCTTCCAAGGTTTATCTGAAATCAGATGGTTTATCATACGAAGGTTCCTACCTTGACTACGTACTTGTCGATAACCGTATGCCCATATCGGAGTACGTAGGATATGTAGCAATCAAAGACCCGAAATTTGGACGATCTCAATCGTTCATTTCTGTATTTGACTCGCTCGGAGAATTATGTAAACCTAGGTGTGCAACATCTAGATCTAGGTCCAACCCCAAGTACCGACCCTGTTCCGGTCTCATCGAAGCCGACACCTCAAACCCAGAAATGGCGTACAAAAGTATCCCCGATGCCGTTTTGGACATGTGGACCATTAAAGACCCTTATCCCCCGCGGGTCTCCAGACCTCCTTACCTTGAATTCCTTTGTGACAACACAAACACTCTTTACTGGGACGGCTGTGAGAATGACAGATATCAATAA